In one window of Frigoriglobus tundricola DNA:
- the rpsD gene encoding 30S ribosomal protein S4, with product MARNTDPVCKMCRREQMKLFLKGDRCFSPKCPIDREALPPGMHGARRSKTSEYGIRLREKQKLKRFYGVLEAQFRRYYQLATRAVGNTGEQLLSILERRLDNVVHRLGFAINRNSARQMVAHGHILVNGKKCDIPSMLVKPGDIIKVKTRDGSLKMARETLQKGAVRIPDFLELTNNQDAPEGRMTRMPSRQDVDERITDIREQLIIEIATR from the coding sequence ATGGCGCGTAACACAGACCCCGTTTGCAAGATGTGTCGCCGGGAGCAGATGAAACTGTTCCTCAAGGGCGACCGGTGCTTCAGCCCGAAGTGCCCGATCGACCGGGAGGCGCTGCCGCCCGGTATGCACGGCGCCCGCCGCAGCAAGACCTCGGAATACGGCATCCGCCTCCGCGAGAAGCAGAAGCTCAAGCGGTTCTACGGCGTGCTGGAGGCGCAGTTCCGCCGCTACTACCAGCTCGCGACGCGGGCCGTCGGGAACACCGGCGAGCAGTTGCTCTCGATTCTGGAGCGCCGGCTCGATAACGTCGTCCACCGGCTCGGGTTCGCCATCAACCGCAACTCCGCCCGCCAGATGGTGGCCCACGGGCACATCCTGGTGAACGGCAAGAAGTGCGACATCCCGAGCATGCTGGTCAAGCCGGGCGACATCATCAAGGTGAAGACCCGCGACGGCAGCCTGAAAATGGCCCGCGAGACGCTCCAGAAGGGCGCCGTCCGCATCCCGGACTTCCTGGAACTGACCAACAACCAGGACGCCCCCGAGGGCCGCATGACCCGGATGCCCAGCCGCCAGGACGTCGACGAGCGCATCACGGACATCCGCGAGCAGCTCATCATCGAAATCGCCACCCGCTAA